In one window of Shewanella goraebulensis DNA:
- a CDS encoding AMP-dependent synthetase/ligase, which translates to MSLEQFHLVRLLQQQSTALEDNIALEGFEMAAPWNKVSWSQFDTITNKVAQLLIDFGLQAQDKVVIVAQNSPQWTCADIGALKARTVVVPVYPTSPMEQAVFIVNDARAKVIFAGDESQYATACKIQAQCPTVEHVVVFDSNVKLASDEHFHFDDILIAETTPASEAELELRLSQTNLDDLLTLIYTSGTTGDPKGVMLDYRNIASMIEQHDTEIAFKAGDVSLAFLPLSHVFERGWSFYVLCRGGHNVYLADTNRVKEAIAEVRPHTLCVVPRFLEKVYSAVHDKVNSAPAIRQKLFNWAIGVGSRQFEVGQGRKKASAALSVQWKLANKLVFSKLQNVLGGRLKFMPVGGAALDVNVGGFFHSIGVPILCGYGMTETCATVTCNTLDNRVSGSNGKPLSAMEVKIGANNEILVRGDTVMRGYFNRPQDTEEAFEDGWLKTGDAGMLDAEGNLYITDRIKELMKTSNGKYIAPQRVEGKVSCCPFIEQVAIVADARNYVSALIVPAFESLESWAKEHEIKFENPIELLRHSQVVEHFEQRLKELQHELAGFEKIKKFTLLPEAFSMESGLITPTMKLRRKKIYSKYVNEIDAMYAK; encoded by the coding sequence CCAAGACAAAGTGGTTATCGTTGCGCAAAACAGCCCACAATGGACATGTGCAGATATTGGCGCACTTAAAGCACGAACCGTAGTCGTACCTGTTTACCCAACAAGCCCAATGGAACAAGCTGTTTTCATCGTTAATGATGCCCGCGCTAAAGTCATTTTTGCAGGTGATGAGAGTCAATACGCAACAGCATGTAAAATCCAAGCACAGTGTCCAACTGTTGAGCATGTCGTGGTGTTTGACAGCAATGTTAAGCTGGCCTCAGATGAGCATTTCCATTTTGACGATATCCTGATTGCAGAGACAACGCCTGCAAGCGAAGCTGAACTTGAGCTGCGTTTATCGCAAACCAATCTTGATGACTTATTAACCCTTATTTATACCTCTGGTACGACTGGCGATCCTAAAGGTGTGATGCTGGATTATCGTAATATTGCCTCGATGATCGAACAACACGATACAGAAATTGCTTTTAAAGCGGGTGATGTCTCATTGGCATTCTTACCACTTAGCCATGTGTTTGAACGTGGTTGGAGTTTTTATGTATTGTGTCGTGGTGGTCATAATGTTTACCTTGCTGATACAAACCGCGTTAAAGAGGCGATTGCTGAAGTTCGCCCGCATACCTTATGTGTCGTGCCACGCTTTTTAGAAAAAGTGTATAGCGCTGTGCATGACAAAGTGAACAGTGCGCCAGCAATACGTCAAAAACTATTTAACTGGGCTATTGGTGTGGGTTCACGACAGTTTGAAGTCGGCCAAGGTCGCAAGAAAGCCAGCGCCGCATTATCTGTGCAATGGAAGCTGGCTAACAAATTAGTATTCAGCAAATTACAGAATGTATTAGGCGGTCGCCTTAAGTTTATGCCTGTTGGCGGCGCTGCATTAGATGTTAATGTTGGCGGCTTTTTCCACAGTATTGGTGTGCCAATCTTGTGTGGCTACGGCATGACTGAAACCTGTGCCACCGTGACGTGTAATACGCTTGATAATCGAGTGTCTGGTTCAAACGGTAAACCACTGAGTGCTATGGAAGTGAAAATCGGTGCTAATAACGAAATTTTAGTACGTGGTGACACCGTGATGCGTGGTTACTTTAACCGTCCACAAGATACTGAAGAAGCGTTTGAAGATGGTTGGTTAAAAACCGGTGATGCAGGCATGTTAGATGCTGAAGGTAACCTATACATTACCGACCGCATTAAAGAGCTGATGAAAACCTCGAACGGTAAATACATCGCACCGCAACGTGTTGAAGGTAAAGTGAGCTGTTGCCCGTTCATCGAACAAGTTGCGATTGTGGCTGATGCCCGTAACTATGTATCGGCGTTAATTGTACCTGCGTTTGAGTCACTTGAATCTTGGGCCAAAGAACATGAGATTAAGTTTGAAAACCCAATAGAACTGTTACGCCATAGCCAAGTGGTAGAGCATTTTGAGCAACGTTTGAAAGAGCTACAACACGAGCTAGCGGGATTTGAGAAAATTAAGAAATTTACCTTATTGCCAGAAGCCTTTTCGATGGAGTCGGGCTTAATTACCCCAACCATGAAACTGCGTCGTAAGAAGATTTACTCAAAGTACGTTAATGAGATTGATGCGATGTACGCGAAGTAA